Proteins co-encoded in one Malus sylvestris chromosome 7, drMalSylv7.2, whole genome shotgun sequence genomic window:
- the LOC126628219 gene encoding histone H3-like centromeric protein CENH3 isoform X2, protein MARVKHTAGRKGRSSVASPAQPESSRGTRRPEANPTSPGTQQKKRRYRPGTVALREIRHLQKTVEMIIPAAPFIRTVREITNFVSREPKRWTPDALLAIQEAAEDYVIQLFEDSNLCAIHAKRVTLMKKDFELARRIGGKGRIW, encoded by the exons ATGGCGAGAGTCAAACACACCGCCGGAAGAAAAG GCCGAAGCTCGGTGGCCTCACCTGCTCAACCg GAATCTTCTAGAGGCACGAGGAGGCCCGAGGCAAATCCGACAA GTCCAGGAACGCAGCAGAAGAAGCGGCGTTACAGGCCAGGAACAGTGGCTCTTCGGGAAATTCGTCACCTTCAGAAGACAGTTGAGATGATTATCCCAGCTGCTCCATTCATCAGAACT GTAAGAGAAATCACCAACTTTGTGTCTAGAGAGCCTAAGCGTTGGACGCCTGATGCTTTACTAGCAATTCAAGAG GCAGCAGAGGATTATGTCATTCAGTTGTTTGAAGATTCCAACCTCTGTGCAATTCATGCAAAGCGGGTCACTCTTA TGAAGAAGGATTTTGAGTTGGCTCGTCGGATTGGAGGGAAGGGGAGGATCTGGTGA
- the LOC126628216 gene encoding rhodanese-like domain-containing protein 4, chloroplastic — protein sequence MEAFNAASLTPIRSVLGDRRKIPSLPSISLPKFSNPTGLKASQESSSRSFHGGLLLLSSVFNAGFAKALSNDEALGQTVSGGGGDLEVGGVLDSVISFVTDNPAVVAGGFAVLAVPLILSQVLKPPKPFGVDSARSAYAKLGEEANAQLLDIRSPADFRQFGTPDVKGLGKKAVSIVYKGEDKPGFLKKLSLKFKEPENTTLFILDKFDENSELVAELVTVNGFKAAYAIKDGAEGPRGWVNSGLPWTPPTKALSFDFGNLTDALNDAVGEGSDTLSLSLGVVAATGLGLLAFTELETILQVLGSAALVQFASKKLLFAEDRKETLQQVDKFLTTKVAPKELVDDIKQIGTALLPVTVSKALPAPAEPTPEPTAASDTVQKAEAVVEPKVEAATEATPEPNSVPKPEVKAESLPGISKPLSPFPYYPDFKPPASPRPSQP from the exons ATGGAGGCCTTCAATGCAGCAAGCTTGACCCCCATAAGATCAGTTCTTGGTGACAGAAGAAAAATCCCATCCCTGCCTTCCATTTCCCTTCCCAAATTCTCCAATCCCACAGGTTTGAAAGCTTCACAAGAGTCTTCATCTCGGAGTTTCCATGGCGGCTTGCTGCTCTTATCTTCGGTTTTCAATGCCGGGTTTGCCAAGGCTTTGTCAAATGACGAAGCACTGGGGCAGACTGTGAGTGGTGGAGGTGGAGACTTGGAAGTAGGTGGGGTTCTTGACAGTGTTATCAGTTTTGTGACCGATAATCCTGCAGTTGTCGCTGGCGGTTTCGCAGTTTTGGCTGTTCCATTGATTCTGTCTCAGGTTCTGAAGCCTCCTAAGCCGTTTGGTGTTGACTCTGCCAGAAGTGCTTATGCAAAATTGGGTGAGGAGGCCAATGCTCAGTTGCTTGATATAAGATCGCCAGCGGATTTTAGGCAGTTTGGTACTCCGGATGTCAAGGGTTTGGGGAAGAAGGCGGTGTCGATTGTTTACAAAGGTGAAGATAAGCCGGGTTTCTTGAAGAAACTCTCTTTGAAGTTCAAGGAGCCAGAAAATACCACATTGTTCATCCTCGATAA ATTTGATGAGAACTCCGAGCTGGTTGCAGAATTAGTCACTGTAAATGGGTTCAAAGCTGCTTATGCTATTAAAGATGGTGCTGAAGGACCACGAGGATGGGTG AACAGCGGTCTTCCTTGGACACCACCAACAAAAGCACTGAGTTTTGATTTTGGCAATTTAACAGATGCTCTTAATGATGCAGTTGGA GAGGGCTCAGATACCTTGTCTCTTTCCCTTGGGGTTGTCGCAGCAACCGGATTGGGTTTATTGGCTTTTACTGAA TTAGAAACAATCCTCCAAGTTTTAGGCTCAGCTGCACTAGTTCAGTTTGCGAGCAAGAAACTCCTTTTTGCTGAG GATCGAAAAGAAACTCTACAACAAGTTGATAAGTTCTTGACCACGAAGGTTGCCCCTAAGGAGCTCGTCGATGACATAAAG CAAATTGGGACAGCTCTTCTGCCAGTAACTGTTAGCAAGGCTCTTCCTGCACCTGCAGAACCAACTCCAGAGCCTACTGCTGCTAGTGATACTGTACAGAAAGCAGAAGCTGTGGTCGAACCAAAAGTAGAAGCAGCTACAGAAGCCACCCCGGAACCAAATTCAGTACCAAAACCAGAAGTTAAAGCAGAATCACTTCCTGGGATTTCAAAACCACTTTCCCCATTCCCTTAT TATCCGGATTTCAAGCCTCCGGCATCTCCCAGACCATCGCAGCCCTAG
- the LOC126628217 gene encoding uncharacterized protein LOC126628217 codes for MAKKRERRVAPSSNRGEDRVEPSGQLRDANGQHIVTFVLFFCVAVATAVLAYRIKYAPMANPTNYAVYERGIVKPDVNYQEILTENGKVSENTSGRHFVYPVLAYITPWNSKGYDMAKWFNSKFTHLSPIWYDLKSQGNSLILEGRHNADMGWISDLRMAGDAWVLPRVVLEAFPAELLTKKKQRSKAINLIVNECKEMRYDGIVLESWSRWAAYRILHDPSLRNLALQFIKELGDALHGVSLERNDKQRLQLVYVIGPPHSEKLQPHDFGPKDLQSLDDAVDGFSLMTYDFSGPNNPGPNAPLKWIHSTLQLLLGTNKNSALARKIFLGINFYGNDFVLTGGPGGGAITGRDYLSLLEKHKPELEWEKNSAEHLFFYSDDESNYHAVFYPSPMSISVRLEEARKWGCGISIWEIGQGLDYFFDLL; via the exons atggccaagaaaagagagCGCCGAGTTGCACCGAGTTCGAACCGCGGCGAAGACCGAGTAGAACCTTCGGGACAACTCCGCGACGCAAACGGGCAGCACATAGTCACCTTCGTCCTCTTCTTCTGCGTAGCTGTAGCAACCGCCGTGCTCGCCTACCGCATCAAATATGCTCCGATGGCGAACCCGACGAATTACGCTGTCTACGAGCGAGGAATCGTGAAACCTGATGTGAATTACCAGGAGATCCTCACT GAAAATGGAAAGGTTTCCGAAAATACGAGTGGCAGGCACTTTGTATATCCTGTATTGGCCTACATTACTCCATG GAATTCTAAGGGCTATGATATGGCCAAATGGTTCAACTCCAAGTTTACTCATTTATCTCCAATTTGGTATGACCTAAAGAG CCAAGGCAACAGCTTAATTCTGGAAGGTAGGCATAATGCTGATATGGGATGGATCTCAGATCTAAGGATGGCAGGAGATGCTTGG GTATTGCCTAGAGTTGTTCTGGAAGCATTTCCAGCAGAGCTGCTTACAAAGAAGAAGCAGAGGAGTAAAGCTATTAATCTTATAGTAAACGAGTGCAA GGAGATGAGATATGACGGTATTGTACTGGAATCTTGGTCAAGGTGGGCAGCTTACAGAATTTTGCATGATCCAAGCTTGCGGAATTTG GCATTGCAGTTTATAAAAGAGCTTGGTGATGCATTACATGGTGTGAGCTTAGAGAGGAATGATAAGCAACGGTTGCAATTAGTCTATGTTATTGGTCCGCCACATTCAGAGAAGCTCCAACCGCATGATTTTGGACCTAAAGATCTTCAGAGCTTGGATGATGCTGTGGATGGATTCTCACTTATGACGTATGATTTCTCGGGACCCAATAATCCTGGTCCCAATGCACCTCTGAAGTGGATTCATTCTACCCTGCAGCTGCTCCTTGGTACCAATAAAAACAGTGCTCTAGCCCGCAAGATATTTCTTGGCATCAATTTCTACGGCAATGATTTCGTCCTCACAGGAG GTCCTGGTGGTGGTGCTATCACTGGAAGGGATTACCTGTCCTTGTTGGAGAAGCACAAGCCCGAGTTGGAATGGGAAAAGAACAGCGCAGAACATTTATTCTTTTACTCCGATGATGAAAGTAATTACCACGCTGTGTTCTATCCATCACCAATGTCAATTTCTGTGCGGCTAGAGGAAGCTCGCAAATGGGGATGCGGCATCTCAATTTGGGAAATTGGGCAAGGTTTGGATTACTTTTTCGATCTTCTGTAA
- the LOC126630176 gene encoding uncharacterized protein LOC126630176, with amino-acid sequence MARYEWTHLRIQDFKTVVEYNYAMFRITSQLKLCGETITKEDKLEKTFNTFHASNVLLQQQSEQNNELLMKNYQSLPTRLAPFPEVNDASLEGNTTSSHGMSFKNANHQKGKTHMNTPRNPKGVCHRCGGNGHWARTCRTLKHLVDLYQASLKEKGVETNFLDQADISDLMFDLSGQLNTTHLDVSDFIIERGNEVFKSD; translated from the exons ATGGCTCGTTATGAgtggactcacctaaggatccaggattttaaGACGGTGGTTGAGTACAATTATGCTATGTTCAGAATTACCTCCCAGTTGAAGCTCTGTGGAGAAACTATTACTAAGGAAGACAagctggaaaagactttcaaCACTTTTCATGCCTCCAACGTGCTCCTGCAGCAGCAGT CTGAGCAAAACAATGAGCTTCTGATGAAGAATTATCAGTCCCTGCCTACTAGATTAGCaccattcccagaagtgaatgaTGCCTCCCTTGAAGGGAATACCACATCCTCTCATG GCATGAGCTTTAAAAATGCAAATCACCAGAAAGGCAAAACTCATATGAACACTCCTAGAAATCCTAAAGGAgtttgccataggtgtggtggcaatgggcaCTGGGCACGTACTTGTCGTACCCTAAAACATCTGGTGGATCTGTATCAAGCCTCTCTtaaggagaagggtgtcgagaccAATTTCCTTGATCAGGCGGATATATCTGATCTAATGTTCGATTTATCAGGACAATTGAACACAACCCACCTGGATGTTTCAGACTTCATTATtgaaagagggaatgaagtgTTTAAGTCTGATTAA
- the LOC126628219 gene encoding histone H3-like centromeric protein CENH3 isoform X1, whose product MARVKHTAGRKAAGRSSVASPAQPESSRGTRRPEANPTSPGTQQKKRRYRPGTVALREIRHLQKTVEMIIPAAPFIRTVREITNFVSREPKRWTPDALLAIQEAAEDYVIQLFEDSNLCAIHAKRVTLMKKDFELARRIGGKGRIW is encoded by the exons ATGGCGAGAGTCAAACACACCGCCGGAAGAAAAG CTGCAGGCCGAAGCTCGGTGGCCTCACCTGCTCAACCg GAATCTTCTAGAGGCACGAGGAGGCCCGAGGCAAATCCGACAA GTCCAGGAACGCAGCAGAAGAAGCGGCGTTACAGGCCAGGAACAGTGGCTCTTCGGGAAATTCGTCACCTTCAGAAGACAGTTGAGATGATTATCCCAGCTGCTCCATTCATCAGAACT GTAAGAGAAATCACCAACTTTGTGTCTAGAGAGCCTAAGCGTTGGACGCCTGATGCTTTACTAGCAATTCAAGAG GCAGCAGAGGATTATGTCATTCAGTTGTTTGAAGATTCCAACCTCTGTGCAATTCATGCAAAGCGGGTCACTCTTA TGAAGAAGGATTTTGAGTTGGCTCGTCGGATTGGAGGGAAGGGGAGGATCTGGTGA